The Candidatus Culexarchaeum yellowstonense genome includes a window with the following:
- a CDS encoding DUF362 domain-containing protein, with amino-acid sequence MSRVVVVRGMNPHSMVEVGLKYFPKPNFRRVVLKPNLILDEPPPTTTPVDIVEALVKWYLGGGYEVVVAEGSGWCETFHAYRRLGYFKLHEIYGVKLVDLNNDEFEVVRNPKALFLKEFEFPLTLKDAYIVSVPILKEHSITKVTLSLKNMLGATLGEKGRVARKGRFHRKLNESIVDVNLYLKPSLAVIDGRIAGVGGELHARPRELGLMIFSNDLVAADAVAAKFLGYDPLKIPHIKLAQEAGLGIADLSRIEVITESV; translated from the coding sequence ATGTCTAGGGTTGTGGTTGTTAGGGGGATGAATCCCCATTCAATGGTTGAGGTTGGGTTGAAGTATTTCCCAAAACCAAACTTTCGTAGGGTTGTTTTGAAGCCTAACCTCATATTGGATGAACCTCCACCCACAACTACTCCAGTTGATATTGTTGAAGCTTTGGTTAAGTGGTATTTGGGTGGAGGGTATGAGGTTGTTGTGGCCGAGGGGTCTGGTTGGTGTGAAACCTTCCATGCTTATAGGAGGCTTGGCTACTTTAAGCTTCATGAGATTTATGGAGTTAAGCTTGTGGATTTAAATAATGATGAATTTGAAGTTGTAAGGAATCCAAAAGCCCTATTCCTCAAAGAGTTTGAGTTTCCATTAACCCTTAAAGATGCATACATAGTTTCAGTTCCAATTTTGAAGGAGCATTCAATAACTAAGGTTACATTGTCTTTGAAGAATATGCTTGGTGCAACTTTGGGTGAGAAGGGTAGAGTTGCAAGGAAGGGGCGTTTCCATAGGAAGCTTAATGAGAGCATTGTTGATGTAAATCTATATTTGAAGCCTAGTCTAGCTGTGATTGATGGTAGAATTGCAGGTGTTGGTGGTGAACTTCACGCTAGACCGAGGGAGCTTGGTTTAATGATATTCTCCAACGATCTAGTTGCAGCTGATGCTGTTGCAGCAAAATTCCTAGGCTACGATCCACTTAAAATCCCACATATAAAGTTGGCTCAAGAAGCTGGTTTGGGGATTGCAGATTTAAGTAGAATAGAGGTCATTACAGAATCCG